The following proteins are co-located in the Bosea sp. AS-1 genome:
- a CDS encoding sulfite oxidase, whose amino-acid sequence MPRRLIELPLLRSLKPGLHIYDEEALNAEPALDLLDEAITPVGAFFIRNNGELPEAADENAWTLTIDGEVERPTVWTLSALREAFETVTETAVLECAGNGRSQFSPATDGLQWRLGAVGCARWTGVRLADVLNHAGVKPSAVYTGHHAPDRQIGKPEKAALSRGLPIAKAIASETLIAFAMNGEPLPRLHGGPLRIVAPGYPGSAWQKWLDRISLRTQEHDGEKMRGTDYRLPIAPVMPGEPLDPANFAVITDMPVKSLITRPANGFMVAAGATIEVAGFAWSGAVPVAAVELSGDGGRSWSGVALEAGEGPFAWRRFTGCLPAGEPGPFTLMARARDAAGTCQPLEMSWNPRGYCNNQVQRVRGRVAARAD is encoded by the coding sequence TTGCCCCGCCGCCTCATCGAACTGCCCCTGCTGCGCAGCCTGAAACCGGGCCTCCACATCTATGACGAAGAAGCGCTGAACGCCGAGCCGGCGCTCGATCTGCTCGACGAGGCGATCACGCCGGTCGGTGCCTTCTTCATCCGCAACAACGGCGAATTGCCCGAGGCCGCCGACGAGAACGCCTGGACCCTGACCATTGACGGCGAGGTCGAGCGTCCGACCGTCTGGACGCTATCGGCACTCCGGGAGGCTTTCGAGACGGTCACCGAGACCGCCGTGCTGGAATGCGCCGGCAATGGTCGCTCGCAGTTTTCGCCGGCGACGGACGGATTGCAGTGGCGGCTCGGCGCTGTCGGCTGCGCGCGCTGGACCGGCGTCAGGCTGGCCGACGTGTTGAACCATGCCGGCGTGAAGCCGAGCGCCGTGTATACCGGCCATCACGCTCCGGATCGGCAGATCGGCAAGCCGGAGAAGGCGGCCCTGTCGCGCGGATTGCCGATCGCCAAGGCGATCGCCTCGGAGACGCTGATCGCCTTCGCCATGAACGGCGAACCGTTGCCACGCCTGCATGGCGGGCCGCTGCGCATCGTCGCGCCGGGCTATCCGGGCTCCGCCTGGCAGAAATGGCTCGACCGCATCAGCCTGCGGACGCAGGAGCATGACGGCGAGAAGATGCGCGGCACCGATTACCGCCTGCCGATCGCTCCGGTCATGCCGGGCGAGCCACTCGATCCGGCCAACTTCGCCGTCATCACCGACATGCCGGTAAAATCGCTGATCACCCGGCCCGCTAACGGCTTCATGGTTGCCGCGGGCGCGACGATCGAGGTCGCGGGTTTCGCCTGGAGCGGTGCCGTTCCGGTCGCGGCCGTCGAACTCTCCGGCGATGGCGGCAGGAGCTGGAGCGGGGTTGCGCTGGAAGCGGGAGAGGGGCCTTTCGCCTGGCGCCGTTTCACGGGGTGCCTGCCAGCCGGAGAACCGGGGCCATTCACGCTCATGGCGCGCGCCCGGGATGCCGCCGGCACTTGCCAGCCGCTGGAAATGTCATGGAATCCGCGCGGCTATTGTAACAATCAGGTCCAGCGCGTCAGGGGGCGGGTTGCGGCGCGGGCCGATTGA
- a CDS encoding class I SAM-dependent methyltransferase has translation MDAFSDPQAVARYADGPPRLVPGFDALQRMVMILLAERAPDDARVLVLGAGGGLEIKAFAEAQPGWSFDGVDPSAEMLSLAQATLGSLSGRARLHHGFIDSAPEGPFDAATCILTLHFVEPEERLRTLKEIRRRLKPGAPLAVAHFSFPQEPGARDVWLSRYVAFAVGSGVEPSQAEKARSMIAARLPILSPEGDEQVLRDAGFAGINLFYTGFAFRGWVAYA, from the coding sequence ATGGACGCATTCTCCGATCCGCAGGCCGTTGCCCGCTACGCCGACGGTCCGCCGCGCCTGGTGCCCGGTTTCGATGCGCTGCAGCGCATGGTCATGATCCTTCTCGCAGAGCGTGCCCCTGATGATGCGCGAGTGCTTGTTCTCGGCGCTGGTGGTGGTCTCGAAATCAAGGCATTCGCCGAGGCTCAGCCCGGCTGGTCTTTCGATGGAGTCGATCCGTCTGCCGAGATGCTGAGCCTCGCACAAGCGACCCTGGGCTCCCTTTCCGGGCGTGCGCGACTGCATCACGGTTTCATCGACAGCGCTCCGGAAGGACCGTTCGATGCTGCGACATGCATATTGACCTTGCACTTCGTCGAGCCTGAGGAGCGTCTGCGCACGCTTAAGGAAATCCGTCGCCGCCTCAAGCCTGGCGCACCCCTTGCCGTTGCCCATTTCAGCTTCCCTCAGGAGCCGGGCGCCCGTGATGTGTGGCTTTCCCGCTACGTCGCTTTCGCGGTCGGCTCGGGGGTCGAGCCTTCTCAGGCGGAAAAGGCCCGATCCATGATCGCCGCGCGCTTGCCGATCCTCTCCCCAGAGGGGGACGAGCAGGTCTTGCGTGATGCCGGCTTCGCCGGAATCAACCTATTTTATACCGGCTTCGCGTTTCGCGGATGGGTTGCATACGCCTGA
- the mtaB gene encoding tRNA (N(6)-L-threonylcarbamoyladenosine(37)-C(2))-methylthiotransferase MtaB → MTLEVVTFGCRLNIVESEALRLQAEAAGLRDIAIVNSCAVTAEATRQARQAIRRLKRDEPDRPVIVTGCAAQIEPARFAAMPEADRVLGNDEKLRPESWAALARSNTLGTSVVASDDKLAVGDIMARSTLRAAPTGRFAGHTRGFVQVQNGCDHRCTFCVIPFGRGNSRSLPAGDVLAQCRRLVETGGQEIVLTGVDLTSYGRDLPGEPTLGALATQILRELPELPRLRLSSIDAVEVDETLRELIATEARLMPHLHLSLQHGDDLILKRMKRRHSRADATLFCGEMRALRPDIVFGADLIAGFPTEDEAMFARSLALIEDCGLSYVHVFPYSARPQTPAARMPQLPGEVVAERAARLRSAAATAQQRHLDARMGRPLSVLTERGNTGRAEDFTLIRFAREIEAGRIVSATGHASDGRALLAA, encoded by the coding sequence ATGACCCTCGAGGTCGTCACCTTCGGCTGCCGCCTCAACATCGTCGAAAGCGAGGCGCTCAGGCTCCAGGCGGAAGCCGCCGGGCTGAGGGATATCGCCATCGTCAATTCCTGCGCCGTCACGGCAGAGGCGACGCGCCAGGCCAGGCAGGCCATCCGCCGGCTCAAGCGCGATGAGCCAGATCGCCCGGTGATCGTTACCGGCTGTGCCGCGCAAATCGAGCCCGCACGTTTCGCCGCGATGCCGGAAGCCGACCGTGTGCTCGGCAATGACGAGAAGCTGAGGCCTGAAAGCTGGGCAGCACTCGCCCGCTCGAACACCCTGGGCACGAGCGTCGTGGCGTCTGACGACAAGCTCGCCGTCGGCGACATCATGGCCCGCTCGACCCTACGCGCGGCGCCGACCGGCCGTTTCGCCGGGCATACACGCGGCTTCGTGCAAGTGCAGAACGGCTGCGACCACCGCTGCACCTTTTGCGTTATCCCCTTCGGCCGCGGCAATTCGCGCTCGCTCCCTGCGGGCGACGTCCTTGCCCAATGCCGGCGTCTCGTCGAGACCGGGGGACAGGAAATCGTGCTGACCGGCGTCGACCTCACGAGCTATGGCCGCGACCTGCCTGGCGAGCCGACGCTCGGTGCGCTCGCGACGCAGATCCTGCGCGAGCTTCCCGAGCTGCCGCGCCTGCGCCTGTCCTCGATCGACGCGGTCGAGGTCGATGAGACCTTGCGCGAATTGATCGCCACAGAAGCGCGGCTGATGCCGCATCTGCATCTGTCGCTCCAGCATGGCGACGACCTGATCCTGAAGCGCATGAAGCGTCGGCACAGCCGTGCCGATGCGACCCTCTTCTGCGGGGAGATGCGGGCGTTACGTCCCGATATCGTCTTCGGCGCGGATCTCATCGCCGGATTTCCGACAGAGGACGAGGCGATGTTCGCCCGCTCGCTCGCGCTCATCGAGGACTGCGGGCTGAGCTATGTCCACGTCTTCCCCTATTCGGCCAGGCCGCAGACGCCAGCCGCGCGCATGCCGCAACTGCCGGGGGAAGTGGTGGCGGAGCGTGCGGCACGGCTGCGCTCTGCCGCCGCAACCGCGCAGCAGCGCCATCTCGATGCGCGCATGGGCCGCCCCCTTTCAGTGCTGACGGAGCGCGGCAATACCGGTCGTGCCGAGGATTTCACGCTTATCCGCTTCGCCCGCGAGATCGAGGCCGGGCGCATTGTCTCGGCCACCGGCCATGCCAGTGACGGGCGCGCCCTGCTCGCCGCCTGA
- a CDS encoding alkyl sulfatase dimerization domain-containing protein: MASDPLFERLWNGSAPMEEWTAAVSQGAITHVADDIITVHTTYFCGSVTAIRTAEGLVLVDTAKPDTAQRTLEVIRSWDESPIHTVIFTHGHIDHTSGIAVIDAEADAKGVPRPRIVAHRNVKRRMERYVASQGFNSIVQGQQFNMPGYVYPVGQRQPDEVYDETLSFTIGGQRFELFHGRGETDDATFVWLPERSVLASGDFVIWVFPNAGNPRKVQRYAAEWAAALRQMEALKPAILIPGHGPVVFGEERALQMLRDGAEALEYLVGQTLALMNRGATLDEVLHGVKLPAAFLAKPYLLAKYDDPEFLVRSIYHFYAGWFDGDAAHLKPARTAEIARELAELAGGAERLAERAARLSEAGKSRLSVQLAEFAGAAAPEDAGIQVVRARVLQTAIDDESSLMGKAFLSVYLRQARERAG; encoded by the coding sequence ATGGCTTCAGACCCCTTGTTCGAGCGCCTGTGGAACGGCAGCGCCCCGATGGAAGAGTGGACCGCCGCTGTCTCCCAGGGGGCCATCACCCATGTCGCGGACGATATCATCACGGTCCATACGACCTATTTCTGCGGCAGCGTCACCGCCATCCGCACGGCCGAGGGGCTGGTCCTGGTCGACACGGCCAAGCCGGACACCGCCCAGCGGACGCTGGAGGTAATCCGATCCTGGGACGAGAGTCCGATCCATACGGTGATTTTCACCCATGGGCATATCGACCATACCAGCGGTATCGCCGTCATCGATGCAGAGGCCGATGCGAAAGGGGTTCCGCGGCCCCGGATTGTCGCCCATCGCAATGTGAAGCGGCGGATGGAGCGCTATGTCGCGTCGCAGGGCTTCAACAGCATCGTGCAAGGCCAGCAGTTCAACATGCCCGGCTATGTCTATCCCGTCGGCCAGAGGCAGCCGGACGAGGTCTATGACGAGACCCTGTCTTTCACGATCGGCGGGCAGCGGTTCGAGCTGTTCCACGGGCGCGGCGAGACCGACGACGCCACCTTCGTGTGGCTGCCGGAGCGGAGCGTCCTGGCGAGCGGCGATTTCGTGATCTGGGTGTTCCCGAACGCGGGCAATCCGCGCAAGGTCCAGCGCTATGCCGCCGAATGGGCGGCTGCGCTTCGACAGATGGAGGCGCTGAAGCCCGCCATCCTGATTCCCGGCCATGGCCCGGTCGTCTTCGGGGAAGAGCGGGCGCTGCAGATGCTGCGCGACGGCGCCGAGGCTCTCGAATATCTGGTCGGCCAGACCTTGGCCCTGATGAACCGCGGCGCCACGCTCGACGAGGTGCTGCATGGCGTGAAGCTGCCGGCAGCCTTTCTGGCGAAGCCCTATCTGCTGGCGAAATACGACGATCCGGAATTCCTCGTCCGCAGCATCTATCATTTCTATGCCGGGTGGTTCGACGGCGACGCGGCGCATCTCAAGCCGGCTCGGACGGCGGAGATCGCCAGGGAGCTGGCCGAGCTGGCGGGCGGGGCGGAGAGGCTCGCCGAGCGGGCCGCCAGGCTGTCGGAAGCGGGCAAGTCCCGGCTCTCGGTGCAGTTGGCTGAATTCGCCGGCGCGGCAGCGCCGGAGGATGCCGGCATCCAGGTCGTCCGGGCGCGTGTCCTGCAGACGGCCATCGACGACGAAAGCTCGCTGATGGGCAAGGCCTTCCTCTCGGTCTACCTGCGACAGGCCCGGGAGCGGGCGGGCTGA
- a CDS encoding SRPBCC family protein, with product MDLKFSVAGRIAKPVGEVFETVVNPERLSHFFTTGGAKGRLETGAVVTWDFHDFPGAFPVHVVEVEKDRRIVLRWGSDEKAAVHDAASSRETTVTMTFEPLEDGRTLVRISEQGWSQTPAGLKASYGNCEGWTGMLCAMKVWLEHGLNLREGFYK from the coding sequence ATGGATCTGAAATTTTCGGTCGCCGGGCGCATCGCCAAACCGGTCGGAGAAGTCTTCGAAACGGTCGTCAATCCCGAGCGCCTCTCGCATTTTTTCACGACGGGTGGAGCCAAGGGCCGGCTTGAGACAGGCGCGGTCGTGACATGGGATTTCCACGATTTTCCGGGCGCCTTCCCGGTCCATGTCGTGGAGGTGGAAAAGGACAGGCGCATCGTCCTGCGCTGGGGCTCGGACGAGAAGGCCGCGGTACATGATGCCGCCAGCTCTCGCGAGACGACCGTGACGATGACCTTCGAGCCGCTGGAAGACGGCCGCACGCTGGTCCGCATCTCCGAACAGGGCTGGTCGCAGACGCCGGCGGGCCTCAAGGCCTCTTACGGCAATTGCGAGGGCTGGACCGGCATGCTCTGCGCCATGAAGGTCTGGCTCGAGCACGGGCTGAATCTGCGCGAGGGGTTCTACAAGTAG
- a CDS encoding metalloregulator ArsR/SmtB family transcription factor, with product MSTDDEDDALFKALGHRARRRIVDALKSGPRTTGMLCELLPELDRCTVMQHLKVLEEAGLVIVERRGRERWNHLDALPIHGIHERWIGPYAAYAAAMLSRLKRMSESEVEPALVLNDGEEEAGGA from the coding sequence ATGTCAACGGATGACGAAGATGACGCCCTGTTCAAGGCCCTCGGGCACCGCGCCCGGCGCCGCATCGTCGATGCATTGAAGTCCGGCCCGCGCACGACGGGGATGCTGTGCGAGCTTCTGCCCGAGCTCGACCGCTGCACGGTGATGCAGCATCTGAAAGTCCTTGAGGAAGCGGGGCTGGTGATCGTCGAGCGGCGCGGACGGGAGCGCTGGAACCATCTCGATGCGCTGCCGATCCACGGCATCCACGAACGCTGGATCGGCCCCTATGCCGCCTATGCTGCGGCCATGCTCAGCCGGCTGAAGCGAATGAGCGAAAGCGAGGTCGAGCCCGCTCTCGTGTTAAATGATGGGGAGGAGGAGGCGGGCGGCGCCTAG
- a CDS encoding SDR family oxidoreductase: MSNTLSKVVLVTGAARGIGLATAKRFLADGWRVGLLDIDDAGLEKAVAEIDRPGETLALTCDIADPRQVSAAFEALVARFGRLDALVNNAGTAVFKPLLETTYDEWQRVLAVNLSGPFLTTQLAAPLMADAGGGAIVNITSISGLRASTLRVAYGTSKAALKHLTKQQAVELSALGIRVNAVAPGPVETAMAKAVHSPEIRADYRDAIPLGRYGLEEELAESIFFLCSDRASYITGQVLAVDGGFDAAGIGLATLRGERRNL, from the coding sequence ATGAGCAATACCCTTTCCAAGGTCGTCCTCGTCACCGGCGCTGCGCGCGGCATCGGGCTGGCGACGGCGAAGCGCTTCCTCGCCGACGGCTGGCGCGTCGGCCTGCTCGATATCGACGATGCCGGTCTGGAGAAGGCGGTTGCGGAGATCGACCGGCCCGGGGAGACGCTGGCACTGACCTGCGACATCGCCGATCCGCGGCAGGTCTCCGCCGCCTTCGAGGCGCTCGTCGCGCGCTTTGGGCGGCTCGATGCGCTGGTCAACAATGCTGGCACCGCCGTATTCAAGCCGCTGCTCGAGACCACCTATGACGAATGGCAGCGTGTGCTCGCGGTCAATCTCTCCGGCCCCTTCCTGACGACGCAGCTCGCTGCACCGCTGATGGCCGACGCCGGCGGCGGCGCCATCGTCAACATCACTTCGATCTCGGGTCTGCGCGCCTCGACGCTGCGCGTCGCCTACGGCACCTCGAAGGCTGCTCTGAAACATCTGACGAAGCAGCAGGCGGTCGAGCTCTCGGCCTTGGGCATCCGTGTCAATGCGGTCGCGCCTGGACCGGTCGAAACGGCGATGGCCAAGGCGGTGCACAGCCCCGAAATCCGCGCCGACTATCGCGACGCGATTCCGCTCGGCCGCTACGGGCTGGAGGAGGAATTGGCCGAGTCGATCTTCTTCCTGTGCTCCGACCGGGCCAGTTATATCACCGGGCAGGTGCTGGCGGTCGATGGCGGCTTTGACGCCGCGGGGATCGGCCTTGCGACGCTGCGTGGCGAGCGGAGGAACCTGTAG
- the rplS gene encoding 50S ribosomal protein L19, with amino-acid sequence MNIIEQIDAEQIAKLSEGKAIPAFQPGDTVQVNVKVKEGERTRVQAYEGVVIARNGGGLNQSFTVRKISYGEGVERVFPLFSPNLDSIKVVRKGKVRRAKLYYLRDRRGKSARIAERVDAKPAKGEKAAGK; translated from the coding sequence ATGAACATCATCGAACAGATCGATGCCGAGCAGATCGCCAAGCTCAGCGAAGGCAAGGCCATCCCCGCCTTCCAGCCGGGCGACACCGTGCAGGTCAACGTGAAGGTCAAGGAAGGCGAGCGCACCCGCGTCCAGGCCTATGAAGGCGTCGTGATCGCCCGCAACGGCGGCGGCCTCAACCAGAGCTTCACCGTCCGCAAGATTTCTTATGGCGAGGGTGTCGAGCGCGTCTTCCCGCTCTTCTCGCCGAACCTGGATTCCATCAAGGTCGTCCGCAAGGGCAAGGTGCGTCGCGCCAAGCTCTATTACCTGCGTGACCGCCGCGGCAAGTCGGCCCGCATCGCCGAGCGCGTCGATGCCAAGCCCGCCAAGGGCGAGAAGGCCGCCGGCAAGTAA
- a CDS encoding AMP-binding protein, whose translation MTATGVVQSGQDSRPWLAHYPPAVPHQLEEAQIGTLADLIRASCATYARRPAFESFGKTISFAETLRAAEAFAGWLQAQGLQKGDRVALMMPNILAYPAAIFGTLIGGFAVVNVNPLYTARELTHQVNDAGARILVVIENFAHVVEEAKPNLKLDAIVIATAGDLMGFKGTIVNFVARRIKKVVKPFNLPGAVRLHQILQGAAGMKPVTIVPEDVAFLQYTGGTTGVAKGATLTHRNVAANVQQAGLWLEWVLEPPQGRGEYQHVMVTALPLYHIFALTCCCMFLLRIGAKSLLIANPRDIPGFVKTLKSSRFTLISGVNTLYNALANHPEIGTVDFSELRFAVAGGMATQAAVAKQWKAVTGRPIIEGYGLSETSPVATINRPDIQEFSGTIGYPIPSTEIAVRDADGSEVPPGEPGEICIRGPQVMRGYWNRPDETAKAMTADGYFRSGDIGVMLPDGQFKIVDRMKDMILVSGFNVYPNEVEDVLAAHPGVLESAVIGLPDEHSGEIVAAFVVRRDQTLTADELRAYCKENLTGYKVPRQIFFRESLPKTNVGKVLRRALREEVVTRR comes from the coding sequence ATGACTGCGACCGGTGTCGTGCAGTCCGGGCAGGATTCGCGTCCGTGGCTGGCGCATTATCCGCCGGCCGTTCCGCACCAGCTCGAGGAGGCGCAGATCGGGACGCTGGCCGACCTGATCCGCGCGTCCTGCGCGACCTATGCCCGCCGCCCCGCCTTCGAAAGCTTCGGCAAGACCATCAGCTTCGCCGAGACGCTGCGCGCGGCAGAGGCCTTCGCCGGCTGGCTCCAGGCGCAAGGATTGCAGAAAGGCGATCGCGTCGCGCTGATGATGCCGAATATCCTGGCCTATCCGGCGGCGATCTTCGGCACGCTGATCGGCGGTTTCGCCGTGGTCAACGTCAACCCGCTCTATACGGCGCGCGAGTTGACCCATCAGGTCAACGATGCGGGTGCGCGCATCCTCGTGGTGATCGAGAACTTCGCCCATGTCGTCGAGGAGGCGAAGCCGAACCTGAAGCTCGATGCCATCGTCATCGCCACGGCCGGCGATCTGATGGGCTTCAAGGGAACGATCGTCAATTTCGTCGCGCGCCGGATCAAGAAGGTGGTGAAGCCTTTCAACCTTCCGGGCGCGGTGAGGCTGCACCAGATCCTGCAAGGCGCAGCGGGAATGAAACCCGTCACCATCGTGCCGGAGGACGTCGCCTTCCTGCAATATACCGGTGGGACGACCGGCGTTGCCAAGGGTGCGACGCTGACGCATCGCAATGTCGCCGCCAACGTTCAGCAGGCCGGCCTGTGGCTGGAATGGGTGCTCGAGCCGCCGCAAGGGCGCGGCGAATACCAGCATGTCATGGTGACGGCGCTGCCGCTCTACCACATCTTCGCATTGACCTGCTGCTGCATGTTCCTGCTCAGGATCGGGGCCAAGAGCCTGCTGATCGCCAATCCGCGCGATATCCCCGGCTTCGTGAAGACGCTGAAGTCGAGCCGCTTCACGCTGATTTCCGGCGTCAACACGCTCTACAACGCGCTCGCCAACCATCCCGAGATCGGCACGGTGGATTTCAGCGAGCTGCGTTTTGCGGTGGCGGGCGGCATGGCGACGCAGGCCGCCGTCGCCAAGCAGTGGAAGGCGGTGACCGGCCGTCCGATCATCGAGGGTTACGGGCTCTCCGAGACCTCGCCGGTCGCGACCATCAACCGGCCGGACATCCAGGAGTTCTCGGGCACGATCGGCTATCCGATTCCCTCGACCGAGATCGCGGTCCGCGACGCCGACGGCAGCGAGGTGCCACCCGGTGAGCCGGGCGAGATCTGCATCCGGGGCCCGCAGGTGATGCGGGGCTACTGGAACCGCCCCGACGAGACCGCCAAGGCGATGACGGCGGATGGCTATTTCCGCTCCGGCGACATCGGCGTGATGCTGCCGGACGGGCAGTTCAAGATCGTGGACCGGATGAAGGACATGATCCTCGTCTCGGGTTTCAACGTCTATCCGAACGAGGTCGAGGACGTGCTGGCGGCGCATCCGGGCGTGCTGGAATCGGCGGTGATCGGCCTGCCGGACGAACATTCCGGCGAGATCGTCGCGGCCTTCGTCGTGCGCAGGGACCAGACCCTGACTGCAGACGAGCTGCGGGCCTACTGTAAGGAGAACCTGACCGGCTACAAGGTGCCGAGGCAGATCTTCTTCCGCGAGAGCCTGCCCAAGACCAATGTCGGCAAGGTGCTGCGCCGGGCCCTGCGCGAGGAGGTCGTCACCCGGCGCTGA
- a CDS encoding elongation factor G produces the protein MAAQNGRGDAASGTRGAGPRCIAIVGPFQSGKTTLLESILMRCGALSRTGSVKTGNTVGDASSEARAHQMSIEPNVASVEFLGDRFQFIDCPGSVEFLHEMRHVLPAVDAAVVVCEADDRKAPALELVLRELEEADIPRFLFLNKIDTASRRVRETLAILQRASRTPLLLRQIPIWQKGIAIGFIDLALERAFIYREHAPSEIVPLAVDESGREKDARFSMLEKLADYDDELMEELLGDMEPPRDRIFDDLARELQHRHVVPVLIGAAERGNGVTRLLKALRHEAPGLAETRGRVGIVDDGPPLAQVMKSWHAGQGGKLSLARVMRGRLAEGDVVTSSGGVEARIAGIVALKGSEQNRKPAAEEGEVAGFAKLDGIGTGEAFMLGKQRAAVVSAVAPPEPVHTLAISVKDRKDDVRLAAALQKIAEEDTALLVTQVPELSETRLSGQGEMHLRVTLEKLASRYGVNVASKAPQVGYRETIRSQANARGRHRKQSGGHGQYGDVVIEVAGLPRGEGIRFVDKITGGVVPRQYIGSVEAGMRDYCEKGPLGFPVVDVAVTLTDGSYHTVDSSDMAFRQAARLAMNEAMPQAKPVLLEPILSIEVVIPSEAMSRASALISARRGQILGYDTRPGWRGWDQINALVPEAEMPGLIVELRSATSGVGSFSARFDHLAELAGKPAEAVVSAQALAAAQAR, from the coding sequence ATGGCAGCACAGAACGGCAGGGGGGACGCGGCATCCGGCACCCGAGGCGCGGGGCCACGATGCATCGCGATCGTCGGCCCCTTCCAGAGCGGCAAGACGACGCTGCTCGAAAGCATCCTGATGCGATGCGGCGCGCTCTCGCGCACCGGCTCGGTCAAGACCGGCAACACCGTCGGCGACGCTTCGTCCGAGGCACGGGCTCATCAGATGAGCATCGAGCCCAATGTCGCCAGCGTCGAGTTCCTGGGCGACCGCTTCCAGTTCATCGACTGCCCCGGCTCGGTCGAGTTCCTGCACGAGATGCGCCACGTGCTGCCGGCGGTCGATGCGGCCGTGGTGGTCTGCGAGGCCGACGACCGCAAGGCGCCGGCGCTCGAACTTGTGCTGCGTGAGCTCGAAGAAGCCGATATTCCCCGCTTCCTCTTCCTCAACAAGATCGACACGGCCTCGCGCCGGGTGCGCGAGACGCTCGCCATCCTGCAGCGCGCCTCGCGCACGCCGCTGCTGCTGCGCCAGATTCCGATCTGGCAGAAGGGCATCGCCATCGGCTTCATCGACCTCGCGCTGGAGCGGGCCTTCATCTATCGCGAGCACGCCCCGAGCGAGATCGTCCCGCTTGCCGTCGACGAGAGCGGCCGCGAGAAGGACGCCCGCTTCTCGATGCTGGAGAAGCTCGCGGATTACGATGACGAGCTGATGGAGGAGCTGCTCGGCGACATGGAGCCGCCACGCGACCGCATCTTCGACGATCTCGCCCGTGAATTGCAGCACCGCCATGTCGTGCCTGTGCTGATCGGAGCGGCCGAGCGCGGCAATGGCGTGACGCGCCTGCTCAAGGCGCTGCGGCACGAGGCGCCGGGACTCGCCGAGACGCGCGGCCGTGTCGGCATTGTCGACGACGGGCCGCCGCTGGCCCAGGTGATGAAGAGCTGGCATGCGGGGCAGGGCGGCAAGCTCTCGCTCGCCCGCGTCATGCGCGGCAGGCTGGCGGAAGGGGACGTGGTCACCTCTTCGGGCGGCGTCGAGGCGCGGATCGCCGGCATCGTCGCGTTGAAGGGCAGCGAGCAGAACCGCAAGCCCGCCGCCGAGGAGGGAGAGGTCGCCGGTTTCGCCAAGCTCGACGGTATCGGCACGGGCGAGGCCTTCATGCTGGGCAAGCAGCGCGCCGCCGTGGTCAGTGCGGTCGCCCCGCCCGAGCCGGTGCATACGCTCGCGATCTCGGTGAAGGATCGCAAGGACGATGTCCGGCTTGCCGCGGCGCTGCAGAAGATCGCGGAGGAGGATACTGCGCTCCTCGTCACGCAGGTGCCGGAACTGAGCGAGACGCGCCTCTCGGGCCAGGGCGAGATGCATCTGCGCGTCACGCTGGAGAAGCTCGCGAGCCGCTACGGCGTGAACGTGGCGAGCAAGGCGCCGCAGGTCGGCTATCGCGAAACGATCCGCAGCCAGGCCAATGCGCGCGGGCGCCACCGCAAGCAGAGCGGCGGCCATGGCCAATATGGCGATGTCGTGATCGAGGTCGCCGGGTTGCCGCGCGGGGAGGGCATCCGTTTCGTCGACAAGATCACCGGCGGGGTGGTGCCGCGCCAGTATATCGGCTCGGTCGAGGCTGGCATGCGCGACTATTGCGAGAAGGGGCCGCTCGGTTTCCCGGTGGTCGACGTCGCGGTGACGCTGACGGACGGCTCCTACCATACGGTCGATTCCTCCGACATGGCCTTCCGGCAGGCGGCGCGACTGGCGATGAACGAGGCAATGCCGCAGGCAAAGCCCGTGCTGCTGGAGCCGATCCTCTCCATCGAGGTCGTGATCCCCTCCGAGGCGATGTCGCGCGCCTCGGCGCTGATCTCGGCGCGGCGCGGCCAGATTCTTGGCTACGATACGCGGCCGGGCTGGCGCGGCTGGGACCAGATCAACGCCCTGGTGCCCGAGGCCGAAATGCCCGGCCTCATCGTCGAGCTGCGCTCGGCGACCTCCGGTGTCGGCTCCTTCAGCGCCCGCTTCGACCATCTGGCCGAGCTTGCCGGCAAGCCGGCGGAGGCCGTGGTCTCGGCCCAGGCGCTCGCGGCGGCGCAGGCGCGCTGA